A window of Prevotella fusca JCM 17724 genomic DNA:
TCACCCTTGTTCCATGCCTCAATGATGCCAGTCAGTTCACGACCATTATAGTTGGTTGTACCACCGATACCACCCTTTGCGCCTCCCTGTGCCAGACTTGGCAGGATGGTTTCGTCCTGTCCATGCAGCATATCAAACTTACCATCCTTGTAAAGACGGCACTGGTTATACTCGTAGAGACTCTCGAAAGTGTACTTGATACCTGCGAAATTAGGAATATGACCGTCAACAGCCTTCAGCAGTTCAAGCATTGACAGGAAAGCACCATTGAAGGCTGGAATATGATAGTAATAGAACGGAAGTGAAGGAGCTGCAGCTGCAATCGTCTCACAATACTTCACCAACTCCTCAATACGACCAATCTTCGGGAATGGAGGTGCCATTGCACCGATACCCCATGCACCAATCTTCTCTGCATGCTCAGCAAGGCGGACACTCTCACGCAAACAGCAACTGCCCACATGTACGATGACCTTAAAGCCTTCCGGTGCTGCCTGCATCCAGCGTTCAGCCAACTGCATACGTTCTTCCGTTGTGAGCATATAGCCCTCACCAGATGATCCATTGATGAAAACTCCCTTCAAACCGTTCTTCTGCAACATAGCAGCATAAGCCTCTATAGGCTCAAGATTGACATCGCCATTAGCATAGAATGGCGTGAACGGTGCGTCAATTAATCCGATAATCTTTTCCATAAGCAATGTTGCCTCCTCCACCTTGAGCTTCAATCAGAAAAGACTGACAGGTGAAAACAGGCGGTTATATATGATAATAATAAGCGATTGTAAGCTGTTTCTTATTCCATATTGTCGGTTGTAGGCTTCAAACAGGAGAGCTGTAAAACCAAAGCCAGAACCACGATACCACCCAGAATGGCAAAACCAAGACCGAGGTTGCCACCATCTGTCCACTTACCTAACACCTGTGTAACGGCAGCACCAGCAAATACACCTGTCATGTTCATGATACCGTATGCTGTACTACGGTATTTTGAAGAGATGAACTGACAGAGTATCGGCATATTATTAGCGTCAAACATACCGTAACCAACACCAAAGCACAAGCCTGCTCCGACAACTGACACAAAGCTATGACCAAAGCCCAAAAACATAAGAGCAGGAACGGTAAGACCAAGACCGATGGCACTTGTATATACACGTCCACGCAAATTGCGCTGTACCCAACGGTCAGAAATGATACCACCCATGATAACACCGATAAATGAAGATACAGCAATTGTAATCGTAGACATCGGTCCTGCACTTGACATTGGAATATCCAAACTGCTGGCAAACAATGTCGGCAACCAGTTCTTCGTAGCCCAACCTGGCAGACTTGGCACGGCAAAGTAGAAGAGTATCACCCAGAAAGCCCATGTAGAGAATACCACAGACAAGCCACGTAACGGATTCTTACTTGGTTTTGCTTCACCCTGTGATGCTTCTTTCTGTCCATGTTTGGGATTCTCTTTCAGCAGCACGAGCAATACAAGTGAGTAAACAATCCCAATGATACCAAACCAATGGAAAGCAGCATGCCATGAGAACATAGCGGCAAGTGTAGCACCAAAGCCACCAACAGCCTGACCAACATAGAGACCTGTCATGTGAATACCGATTGCCAGCGAGCGTGATTTACCCTCATGCCAGTCAGCAATAAGTGAAAGAGCAGACGGAATATAGAGAGCTTCACTGATACCCATGAATGCACGAAGCCAATAAAGCTGTTCAAAGTTCTGGGCATAACCCATGAGATAGGTCACAGCAGACCACACGAAGATACTGCCCACAACAAGCCATTTACGGTTGACACGGTCGGCAATGATACCAGCAAACGGACTTACAAGACCATAAATCCACAGGAACACAGCCATCAGTGCACCGAAGGCTTCTGCATGGTTCAGCTCAGCGATATCAACTTTCATGGCTTCCTGCATGGTAGACAACATCTGTCGGTCCATATAGTTAAGCAATGCCACAAACCAAAGGAGGGCAACAAGTACCCAAGGATAATATTTTTTCATAAAAAGATTAAAGCCCCTCCCCACACCTCTACCCCTCATGGGAAGATGTAACAGAATGCCTCGTGGGGAACAATGGGGATTATTAAATTATTTAAATGCCCTTATAAATCCCTCTAAAGAAAAGGGTATTATCAGACTGTAACAGGCGGTAAAACCCGATGATAAATTCTTACATACAATGAACGATCTTCACTGATAGTTCCTCCCTCACTGAAGGAGGAACAGAGAACAGCTTTCAGACGTCAACGCTTCGGATATTTCACAATCTTATTGCTCCGCACCCTTGGCTTCAACTCGCCACCTATCACGTACAAACCATGCTGAGTCTGTGCCAAAGCTGCTCCGGCACGTGCCGTTTCATGACTCTTACAGAGTACCTTCCAACCATCCTTACTATATAATAAGGTGTAAGGATTAAAGCGATACCACTCTATAGGGTGGATCAGATAATCAGGTTGAGGATGATTAACTGCAGATAGGAAAACATCCTTATTGACACCACCCATCACTAAAAACTGGTCTTCATTAAGGTTAATAGCAGTACCACCACCTACGAAAAGCGGCTCACCCTTGTCATCTTTCGGCTCTTCGAGCAGCTGCCATTCATCAGTAGTTTCATCATATATGCAGCCGTCTATCGCCAACTTTGCCTCTTCGCCATTAGCAGCAGGAGCAAAGCCGCCAAAGAGACAGAATCTCTTTTCACCCATACTACCTGCCACAGGCTGCACACGTACAATACCAGGAAAAGGCTTTACGTCCATCCAACCAGCCGAGAGATTATCCAAATCAAGCCGCAAGACACGATTGGAAGCCTTGCCATCCATCACTCCTCCTGCCACATAGAGATGTCTGCCCACCAAAGCACCAGTCATATTATCAGCCGTGCAGGGCAGTGAGGGAAGAGTTGAGAGCTGAGCCTTACCATCGACAAGGCTGACATGGTAAACTTTCCCGCAACTCCCATCGTTGTTCATTCCACCGATGATAACCATACTGTTATCGCACGTAATGGCGACACCATAAGCCAATGGCTCTGGCAGACTGCCAATCTGCTTCCAACAGAGCTGATTACCCTCATCAGTTCTGGTAGCATATATCCCACTGTAGTACACTTTCTTACTGTCTGGTGCCAGCGTGTTTACAGGAAAATTACAACCGCCTGCCATTATCAGTTGATTGTCAATACTACCTGCATAACAAGCAGAAACTCCATGTTCTATTCCTACTTCATCAGTAGGAAAGCCACGCATCAGCATCAAGCTATCGGTATCAGAAGCATTTGCACCCAATCCCGTCAATAAAGTTATCATTGTCATTATTAGGTTTTTAATTCTCATCATTTTAGGTTAAAAATATTGCTTGGGTTATCCCCATCTTACAATAATACAACTATATAGTATTTTTTACGTACAGCATAATCTAAAAAAACACACCGTAATCATTCCTCCCACTAACCATAAGTTGTTTGAGTATTGCTAACATTTGAGTATATAAATCACATGGACGGGGTTATCAAACCATCTATTACAAATTCTTTTCACGAAAAGAAATAATTATTTTCATGAAAAAAAATATTTTTCTTCACGACAAAAAATATTTTTCTTCATGAAAAGAATTCGCCGTTTACCTCAATGTCGGTACAATAGCAAGGTAAACTACGTCATGATCCGTACAGTTCTCAAACCAATGGAAGTGACTTTCTGGACAATAATGCAACTGCCCTACTCTTACCACCTCTATCGTATCATCATAATGAACAGTCAATTCACCACTGATAACATACATAACCTCAAAAGAGCCTACATGCTGGTGCTTTCCACTACTTGCACCTGGACGCAAAGTAGAGTACATAATGCGAGCCTGCTCGTCTACGAAAGCACGCATATCCAATTTACCTTCACCACCTTTGAAGGCTTCTATATGCTCTTCAGCAATCTTATCAAAATCTATAACCATAATGTTTGAATTTGTTTTTATGTAAAGATAGTGCAAGCGAGAACAATGAAAGTTCACGTTCTAATTGCCGAGCGCAGTCTATCTTATGCAAAGATAGTGCAAGCGAGAGCAATGAAAGTTCACTTTCTAATTGCCGAGCGCAGCCTATCTTATGCAAAGATAATAAAAAAAGCAGAGACCCCAACAGGAGTTTCTGCTTTTTATATAGTTTTCTTCTACTGATTAGAAGGTGTAACGCAAACCAATCTGACCACGCCAGCGACTGTAATAATCACTGTAGTTACGTGTTGCATAACCACCAGTAAACTGATAGCGACCATTTCTCTGGTAACTTACCGGGCTGTAGTAAACTCCGAAGCCATCGCCATAGGTGTGTCCCCAGTCCTTATTCAGCAAGTTACCAACATTGATGACGTCAAGGCTCAACTCAAGAGAGTTAATCTGACCACCCACCTTAAAGCTGTACTTCTGTGCGAAGTGTACGTCAAAATGATGTTCAAAAGCAAGGTTATCAGCAAAACGCTTGTAGTACTCACCACGATGTTTCTTCATGTATGAATCATTGCCAATCCAATACTTCATCAAGGCACGCTGCATATCAGCAGTCAGCTTGTTACCAGCAGGAGCAAAGTCGGCACCAAAGACCGCCTTTGTAAGTGCATTAGCAGAGAAGTTGGTCTCCTCAAACTGCATCTTGTCAATCTGGGCATCTGTAGGAATAAAGAACAGGTCGTTTCCATTTGCACCATCCTCGTTGACATCACCGTAGTAATAGAGACTATATGGAGAACCGCTCTTCGCCTGGTAGATAAGACCTACCGTTGTCTGCCACTGCTTCTGAGAACCATAGTTTACATGGTAATAAGCAGATGCCTGAATGCGGTGAGGAATATTATAAGCAGAATTGCCCAGCTCCGGGTCGTTAGGATTACGATAAGTGTAATTGAATCTCCAGTTACTCTCTGCTACAGAAGAACCACCATTATTTACACTCATTGCCTTTGTCCAAGTGTAGCTTGCCATCAAATCAAGACCGAAGTTGAAATGCTTTTCAGCCTTCAGACTCAAGTTCACAGTGTAGCCCTTTGACGTATTGCTCAGCTTATAGATATTTGTAAAAGGACTTCCTTTCGTCACCTTAGAATAAAGTGGACGATTATCTTCTATCGGTGCACCAACACTACCATAAACTTCTCCAAAGGTCTTACCCGTCTGTTCGTAAGCAAGGTTCTGATAAAGAATATCGTTCAGTGTCTTTGAGTAGATGGCCTCAGCAGTCCAGTTGATACCCAACAGGTTAAAGTCGAAACCAAGGTTGAAACGGAGGTTCTGTGCATACTTGAAGTTACGATCATACACGTTGATGGTCTGACTTCCTAACGCTTTCAGCTTATTAGCATTTGCGTCCTGACCATTTGGATTAAGCAACAGTTCCAATCCTGTTGGAGAGTTAACATTAAATGTTGAAAGCTGAACACCCGTGTTAGAATAGTTATTGCTAATCCATACGAATGGGATACGACCTGTAAACACACCGGCACCACCACGGAGAATGTATCTACGGTCACGATTGATGTCCCAACGGAAACCTATACGGGGACTCCAAAGTGGAGTACTTGCCAGACGCTGATTAGTCTTAACATTCCAACCCTTCGTTTCAGCATACTGAGCGAATGGCTCATTAGCTGTAGGGGTGTCAATAATAATAGGAATATCCATACGCAAACCGTAAGTCAGCTGGAAGTTGGTTGTTGCATCCCACTTATCCTGTGCATAGAAACTCAGCTGAGCTGCACCGAATGAAGCCTCCCAGCGTGGGTCGCCTGTTACGTCTACATTTGCATGACCATAACGATACTGGTTGATATAAGCCTTTTTCGGATCTAATTTACCTGCAACATAATCGTTATAGTAGTTTACGAAAGAATCATAGTTCTTGAAGGTATAACTACCAAAGAGATCCTGAAGGAAAAGATTTGTAAACTTATACAACTCATTGTGCGTACCGAATGTAAAAGTATGGTTACCTTTATACCAAGTCAGGTTATCCTCAAGAGTATAGATGTCCTGATCCAAGCGGTTTGCCATAGAAGAACGCTCAATACCTAAGTTTACTGAACCGCCACCGACATTATTGACTGTCACATTAGGGTACTCACCAGTGATAGCACGATTATCTCTTACACGGACATAGCTGGCACGAGCCTCATTAGCAACAGATGGAGAGAGACGACTCTGTAACTCTGCAATGAATGAATTGGTAACACTCTCAAATGGGAAAGCATAACTCTTACCATTAACAGATGTTCTTGAACCGGCATTGTTCAACTGAACAGCATTGACAAGGCTCCAACGTACAGACGCCTTATTGGTTTCATTGATATTCCAGTCAAGTTTCAAACCAGCCTTATCACTCTTGGTATAAATATCATCAGTAGAAAGAGCTGTAGGGAAGTTCACACCCTGACGATTTGCTATATCAGCAATCTTCTCCAAGATATCATTTGCCTTTGCAGCATCCACGGCAGAATGCTCTGAACCTAAGGTATAAAGATTAGGATAAGTTTTGTTGGTCTTCTCATAGTTTGCAAAGAAGAACAACTTATCCTTGATAATAGGACCACCCAAGGTTACACCAATATTATACTCCTTCTGCTTGTTGAACTTTGGAGCATAACCGCCGTCAGCAAGAGGATACTTTGAACCAACCAGACTCTGGTTGTTGCCAAAACCATACACACTACCATGGAACACGTTGGTTCCGCTCTTGGTAATTGCATTGATGGCACCACCCGTAAAACCACCCTGACGGACATCAAAAGGAGCAACGTTCACCTGAATCTGCTCGATTGTCTCCATTGAAACTGGCTGTGCACCAGCTCTACCTCCATTCGTTCCGTCACTTGAAAGACCAAACACGTCATTGTTTGCCGCACCGTCTATCATAAAAGAGTTGTAACGGTTGCTTGTACCAGCAAAAGACATTGCACCACTATTAGTGGTCGTCAGCTGTGGATTCAGCCGGGCAACATCAGCGATACCGTGGGTAATACTTGGCATGTCAGCAATCTGCTTTGAGCTGATGCTCTGTGCAGCACCAGTCTTGGTGGCATTGACACCCGCACTACCTGTCACAACAACTTCCTGAAGTTCCTTGGAATCATCCTGAAGTGAACAAGAGAGATCTTCCGTCTCTCCAAGACGGAGCATCACATTCTCAAAGGTCTTTGTCTTCTGACCAATGTAAGCCACACTCACCTTGTACGGACCACCGACACGCATACCTTGAATAGTATAACGACCGTCAATGTTCGTCACAGCCCGGTAAACAGTCCCTGAAGGCTGATGGGTTGCCGTAATGGTAGCACCGATGACATCTTCGCCCTGAGACGTTACCTTACCACTGATTCCTGATGTTGTAATCTGTGCCATGACCGTAGTTGTCATTGCAAGCAACAACGTAACCAAGAAGAGTAATCTTTTCTGCATAGTTAAGCTAAGAGATTAAATTGAAATAATAACGTTATTTAAATATATGCTGCAAATTTAAGCATTTTTTTTGATACATACACCGAGATATGTGAAAAAAATATTACTTACTGTTCTTCATTCAATACTGGTCAACATCCATTATCAACTGTCAGAATAAAAACAGCTTACACTCTACGTGCAAGCTGTGACATCATAACGGCACTAAGCCCTGCCGTCTCTGTGCGTAAACGACTGTTACCCAATGTAACACTCTCAAAACCATGTTCCAAAGCAAAGCGAACCTCATCAATGGAGAAGTCACCCTCGGGTCCGACCAGTACGGTAATATCATCTCCCACCGAAGGCTTATTATCTGATGACTTCTGACTATCCGAGGGAGACGAAATTGCATGTGAAACATTATTGATTACAGTAAAGAAGTCTTCCCGTAGAATCTCGGGATAACAATGGCAGATAAACTTCTGCCCTGCATTGGAACAGTTTTCTATGAACGTATGGAAAGGCATCATCGGATTAACAGCAGGTTTCCACCCTTTACGACTTTGCTTTACTGCCGATATAACTATCTTCTCAATACGGTCTATACGCAACGTCTTGCGCTCTGAGAACTTACAATCTAAGAAGCTGATTTCATCAAAACCAACTTCAGTAGCTTTTTCTGCCATCCATTCCATACGTCCCATGTCCTTCGTCGGGGCTATGGCAAGGTGGATTCTACCATGCCATACAGGTTTCTGTTTCAGGGTCTGTTTGATGGTATAGATACATTTCTTCGGTGTCGCCAGTGCCACTTCTGCCTGATAGAAGTAACCTTCACCATCCATAAGATACATCTCGTCGCCTTCCTTCAGCCTTAGCACACGCATAGCATGAACTGCTTCCTCGGCAGGTAATTCAGTTTCATTCGCAGCATTGGGAACATAAAAATATCTCGCTTCCTTCATTATCTGTTTTTATAGCGGCATCTTCCATGTAAAGGACATGCCTATAAAAGAGCTGCCTTTACGGAAGAGTCCATTACTTTTAAGGCTCCTTTCCCCTGTTCTTCATCTCATCCCGGAGCATAGAAGCCAATTCATAGTTCTCATCTTCTATCGCTTTCTCCAAGGCATGGCGCAACATCTCAAGGCTTAGTGCATTGACTGGCAGTGCTATCTTGTTCTTGCCAGTACTGTTGTCAACACTCTGCCGGTTGAAGAGATGTTCTTCCATAAAAATATTCAGCTTTGCTACATGTGCCAGAAGTACAGCATCCGAAGCACGTATGGGCATAAGACTTAGGTCATCTTTATTCACCAGGAGTGCCTTATACTGTCCGTCAATGATTGAGTTGAAAAGTATTTCATAATGCTCACTCGTCATCAGTGGATTGACATTACAAAGCACTTCGGGCAATAATCTTTCTGTGATTGATTTATCGCCTGTCCGTAAGCCAAGTTCATACTCCATGCGACTATCACACACTATGGCAATCTGCCTTGTGTGCGAAAGATTGGACAGAATAAGAAGTCCTAACTCCGGACCTCCTACTATCTGCGAAATTCCCACATATATCAGCTGAACTTTACTCATTACTATTTACAATCGTGCTTACACTTTAGACACAAGTAGCCTTAACATGTTGGCTCTTACACCTTCTTCGGACGGAAGATTACAGCGAACGAGACTCCTACAACAAAGGCATAGCCTGCAAAGATGAACCAGCAAGACTGCCAATCACCGACTGTCAGGACATCGCCATTCACAACTTTCTGATACGTATGGGTATTAACTACAGCCTGAGCTGTCAATGTACCAATTGTTGCGCCAATACCATTGGTCATCAACATAAATAAGCCCTGTGCTGACGAACGAAGAGCAGGCTCAGTACTGTTGTCAACGAACAGTGAACCAGAAATGTTGAAAAAGTCAAAGGCCACACCATAGATAATCATTGACAGTACGAAAAGTAATATACCCGGAAATCCCGGATTACCAATACCAAAAAGTCCAAAGCGTAAAACCCATGCAAACATAGCCATCAGCATTACATTCTTGATGCCATAATGACGCATAAAGAACGGTATAAGGAGAATACAGCAGGTCTCACTTATCTGTGAAAGACTGATAAGAATATTGGCATGCTGCACACCGAATGAATCTGCAAACTCTGGCTGAGCACCGAAGCTGAACAGGAATGGATTGGCAAAACTGTTGGTTATCTGAAGGCTTACACCTAAAAGCATTGAGAAGATAAAGAAGATTGCCATCTTCTTCTGCTTGAAGAGTGTGAAAGCACGCAAGCCAAAGGCATCAATAAAGCTCTTTTGGTCAGTTCCCTTACTTACCTCACAGTTAGGCAACGTAAAGGTGTAGAGGAAAAGAACAATACTTACTACACCAGAAGTAATAAACTGATTCTGGTTGCTCTGGAAGCCCAAAAGGTCAACAAGCCACATGGTAAGGATAAAACCAATCGTACCGAACACACGGATTGGTGGGAAATCTTTTACAGTATCCATACCAGCATTGCTCAGAGCACTGTAGGCTACAGAGTTGGTAAGTGCCAACGTCGGCATATAGAATGCTACAGAAAGTGAATAAAGTGTGAAGATAACAGAAAACTCTGCATGTTCACCTACACTCAAGCCATAACCTGCCGTGGCAAACATAAACAAGCCGGCAAGCAAATGACAGAAGCCTAACAGGCGCTGGGCAGGAATCCATCGGTCCGCCACGATACCCATCAAGGCAGGCATGAAGATAGACACCACTCCCTGCATTGAATAGAAATAACCAATCTCAGCACCAATACCGATATTACCAAGATAGCGACCCATAGAGGTCAAATAAGCTCCCCACACTGCGAACTCCAAGAAGTTCATCAACGCTAAACGTACCTTCAAATTCATGCTATAAGTTATTAATTTATGAGCACAAAAGTAGTGATTTTATCAGAAACCTCCAAATGTGCAATCAATTTTTACTATCGAAAATCTTTTCCTGTCCAGTTTAATATCTGTGGCTTCAGTAATGCTTCGACCAGCCGTGCCTCCTTC
This region includes:
- a CDS encoding RsmE family RNA methyltransferase; translated protein: MKEARYFYVPNAANETELPAEEAVHAMRVLRLKEGDEMYLMDGEGYFYQAEVALATPKKCIYTIKQTLKQKPVWHGRIHLAIAPTKDMGRMEWMAEKATEVGFDEISFLDCKFSERKTLRIDRIEKIVISAVKQSRKGWKPAVNPMMPFHTFIENCSNAGQKFICHCYPEILREDFFTVINNVSHAISSPSDSQKSSDNKPSVGDDITVLVGPEGDFSIDEVRFALEHGFESVTLGNSRLRTETAGLSAVMMSQLARRV
- a CDS encoding dihydrodipicolinate synthase family protein; this encodes MEKIIGLIDAPFTPFYANGDVNLEPIEAYAAMLQKNGLKGVFINGSSGEGYMLTTEERMQLAERWMQAAPEGFKVIVHVGSCCLRESVRLAEHAEKIGAWGIGAMAPPFPKIGRIEELVKYCETIAAAAPSLPFYYYHIPAFNGAFLSMLELLKAVDGHIPNFAGIKYTFESLYEYNQCRLYKDGKFDMLHGQDETILPSLAQGGAKGGIGGTTNYNGRELTGIIEAWNKGDIETAREKQNFSQEVINVICHFRGNIVGGKRIMKLMGFDLGPNRVPFQNMTDEEEVRMKKELEEIGFFERCNKF
- a CDS encoding cupin domain-containing protein, whose translation is MVIDFDKIAEEHIEAFKGGEGKLDMRAFVDEQARIMYSTLRPGASSGKHQHVGSFEVMYVISGELTVHYDDTIEVVRVGQLHYCPESHFHWFENCTDHDVVYLAIVPTLR
- a CDS encoding MFS transporter; the protein is MKKYYPWVLVALLWFVALLNYMDRQMLSTMQEAMKVDIAELNHAEAFGALMAVFLWIYGLVSPFAGIIADRVNRKWLVVGSIFVWSAVTYLMGYAQNFEQLYWLRAFMGISEALYIPSALSLIADWHEGKSRSLAIGIHMTGLYVGQAVGGFGATLAAMFSWHAAFHWFGIIGIVYSLVLLVLLKENPKHGQKEASQGEAKPSKNPLRGLSVVFSTWAFWVILFYFAVPSLPGWATKNWLPTLFASSLDIPMSSAGPMSTITIAVSSFIGVIMGGIISDRWVQRNLRGRVYTSAIGLGLTVPALMFLGFGHSFVSVVGAGLCFGVGYGMFDANNMPILCQFISSKYRSTAYGIMNMTGVFAGAAVTQVLGKWTDGGNLGLGFAILGGIVVLALVLQLSCLKPTTDNME
- a CDS encoding cyclically-permuted mutarotase family protein, which codes for MITLLTGLGANASDTDSLMLMRGFPTDEVGIEHGVSACYAGSIDNQLIMAGGCNFPVNTLAPDSKKVYYSGIYATRTDEGNQLCWKQIGSLPEPLAYGVAITCDNSMVIIGGMNNDGSCGKVYHVSLVDGKAQLSTLPSLPCTADNMTGALVGRHLYVAGGVMDGKASNRVLRLDLDNLSAGWMDVKPFPGIVRVQPVAGSMGEKRFCLFGGFAPAANGEEAKLAIDGCIYDETTDEWQLLEEPKDDKGEPLFVGGGTAINLNEDQFLVMGGVNKDVFLSAVNHPQPDYLIHPIEWYRFNPYTLLYSKDGWKVLCKSHETARAGAALAQTQHGLYVIGGELKPRVRSNKIVKYPKR
- a CDS encoding TonB-dependent receptor, with translation MQKRLLFLVTLLLAMTTTVMAQITTSGISGKVTSQGEDVIGATITATHQPSGTVYRAVTNIDGRYTIQGMRVGGPYKVSVAYIGQKTKTFENVMLRLGETEDLSCSLQDDSKELQEVVVTGSAGVNATKTGAAQSISSKQIADMPSITHGIADVARLNPQLTTTNSGAMSFAGTSNRYNSFMIDGAANNDVFGLSSDGTNGGRAGAQPVSMETIEQIQVNVAPFDVRQGGFTGGAINAITKSGTNVFHGSVYGFGNNQSLVGSKYPLADGGYAPKFNKQKEYNIGVTLGGPIIKDKLFFFANYEKTNKTYPNLYTLGSEHSAVDAAKANDILEKIADIANRQGVNFPTALSTDDIYTKSDKAGLKLDWNINETNKASVRWSLVNAVQLNNAGSRTSVNGKSYAFPFESVTNSFIAELQSRLSPSVANEARASYVRVRDNRAITGEYPNVTVNNVGGGSVNLGIERSSMANRLDQDIYTLEDNLTWYKGNHTFTFGTHNELYKFTNLFLQDLFGSYTFKNYDSFVNYYNDYVAGKLDPKKAYINQYRYGHANVDVTGDPRWEASFGAAQLSFYAQDKWDATTNFQLTYGLRMDIPIIIDTPTANEPFAQYAETKGWNVKTNQRLASTPLWSPRIGFRWDINRDRRYILRGGAGVFTGRIPFVWISNNYSNTGVQLSTFNVNSPTGLELLLNPNGQDANANKLKALGSQTINVYDRNFKYAQNLRFNLGFDFNLLGINWTAEAIYSKTLNDILYQNLAYEQTGKTFGEVYGSVGAPIEDNRPLYSKVTKGSPFTNIYKLSNTSKGYTVNLSLKAEKHFNFGLDLMASYTWTKAMSVNNGGSSVAESNWRFNYTYRNPNDPELGNSAYNIPHRIQASAYYHVNYGSQKQWQTTVGLIYQAKSGSPYSLYYYGDVNEDGANGNDLFFIPTDAQIDKMQFEETNFSANALTKAVFGADFAPAGNKLTADMQRALMKYWIGNDSYMKKHRGEYYKRFADNLAFEHHFDVHFAQKYSFKVGGQINSLELSLDVINVGNLLNKDWGHTYGDGFGVYYSPVSYQRNGRYQFTGGYATRNYSDYYSRWRGQIGLRYTF
- a CDS encoding nucleoside permease, with product MNLKVRLALMNFLEFAVWGAYLTSMGRYLGNIGIGAEIGYFYSMQGVVSIFMPALMGIVADRWIPAQRLLGFCHLLAGLFMFATAGYGLSVGEHAEFSVIFTLYSLSVAFYMPTLALTNSVAYSALSNAGMDTVKDFPPIRVFGTIGFILTMWLVDLLGFQSNQNQFITSGVVSIVLFLYTFTLPNCEVSKGTDQKSFIDAFGLRAFTLFKQKKMAIFFIFSMLLGVSLQITNSFANPFLFSFGAQPEFADSFGVQHANILISLSQISETCCILLIPFFMRHYGIKNVMLMAMFAWVLRFGLFGIGNPGFPGILLFVLSMIIYGVAFDFFNISGSLFVDNSTEPALRSSAQGLFMLMTNGIGATIGTLTAQAVVNTHTYQKVVNGDVLTVGDWQSCWFIFAGYAFVVGVSFAVIFRPKKV
- a CDS encoding bifunctional nuclease domain-containing protein; this translates as MSKVQLIYVGISQIVGGPELGLLILSNLSHTRQIAIVCDSRMEYELGLRTGDKSITERLLPEVLCNVNPLMTSEHYEILFNSIIDGQYKALLVNKDDLSLMPIRASDAVLLAHVAKLNIFMEEHLFNRQSVDNSTGKNKIALPVNALSLEMLRHALEKAIEDENYELASMLRDEMKNRGKEP